A single window of Poecilia reticulata strain Guanapo linkage group LG10, Guppy_female_1.0+MT, whole genome shotgun sequence DNA harbors:
- the ganabb gene encoding neutral alpha-glucosidase AB isoform X3: protein MGPVLLLWVAVCLSGSWAVDKGNFKTCDQSAFCKRQRAMKPGESPYRALLETMELTNTRLTLQLINDNNKVRLLLELYRLQGNITRVKINELKPLKPRYEVPDVLIREPPTEPLSLLSQDENGVVLSLGAESQRVIVSARPFRLDIVEGRDVLMSLNSRGLLGFEHLRMRKDTFSYKVTSTVASVWDNIKRVFSSQADPEAENKEGTDPANPAETAKEEEEKVEDGMWEETFKTHTDSKPSGPSAVSLDFSLPGVEHVYGIPEHGDSLKLKTTDSGDPYRLYNLDVFQYELYNPMALYGSVPVMLSHNARRTMGIFWLNAAETWVDISSNTAGKTVFGKMLDYVQGSSETPQTDVRWISESGIIDVFLMLGPTPRDVFSQYASLTGTQAFPPLASLGYHQCRWNYNDQEDVRSVDAGFDEHDIPYDFIWLDIEHTDGKRYFTWDPHKFASPKEMLQGLQDKKRKMVAIVDPHIKVDTNYKIHNEIRSRGFYVKNKDGGDYEGWCWPGSAGYPDFTRPDMRAWWASQFAYDQYEGTMENLYTWNDMNEPSVFNGPEVTMHKDAMHESWEHRDVHNLYGLYVHRATAEGLIERSGGVERPFVLTRAFFAGSQRYGAVWTGDNAAEWDHLKISIPMCLSLGLVGISFCGADVGGFFKSPSTELLVRWYQTGAYQPFFRAHAHLDTPRREPWLFGPENTALIREVIRQRYTFLPYWYQLFYLAYQTGEPVMRPLWVEYPQDPATFALDDEFLLGRDLLVHPVTEEGARGVTAYLPGKHEVWFDIHTFQKHNGGQNLYIPVTMSSIPVFQRGGSIIPRKLRVRRSSTCMEHDPYTLYVALDNRRTAEGELYIDDGHTFNYEKKELMHRKFSFANGVLSSVDLEPNAQFTTKSWVERIIILGASKPSMVTLKTADGENQLEFDFDASMSVLTIRKPGMNAGADWTVTLQ, encoded by the exons ATGGGGCCTGTCTTGTTGCTCTGGGTGGCCGTGTGCCTCAGTGGGTCCTGGGCTGTGGACAAGGGCAACTTCAAGACCTGCGACCAAAGTGCTTTCTGCAA GCGCCAGCGAGCGATGAAGCCCGGAGAGTCCCCTTATCGGGCCCTCCTGGAAACCATGGAGCTGACCAACACCAGGCTCACCCTGCAGCTCATCAATGACAATAACAAG GTGCGTCTTCTGCTCGAGCTCTACCGTCTCCAGGGAAACATAACGAGGGTGAAGATTAACGAGCTGAAGCCTCTGAAGCCTCGTTATGAAGTCCCAGACGTGCTCATCAGGGAGCCGCCGACCGAGCC TCTGTCTCTCCTGTCCCAGGACGAGAACGGGGTGGTGCTGTCCCTGGGAGCGGAGTCCCAGCGGGTTATCGTCAGCGCCCGGCCCTTCAGGCTCGACATCGTGGAGGGACGCGATGTCCTGATGTCCCTGAACTCGCGAGGCCTGCTCGGTTTTGAGCACCTGAGGATGCGCAAGGACAC TTTCTCCTATAAAGTAACTAGCACAGTGGCTAGCGTGTGGGATAATATCAAGAGGGTATTCTCTAG TCAAGCCGACCCGGAGGCTGAGAACAAAGAGGGGACAGACCCGGCGAACCCGGCCGAG ACTgcaaaagaagaggaagagaaagtaGAAGACGGGATGTGGGAGGAGACGTTTAAAACGCACACAGACAGCAAACCGAGCG GTCCTTCTGCCGTTAGTTTAGACTTTTCGTTGCCAGGCGTGGAGCACGTTTACGGCATCCCAGAACACGGAGACAGCCTCAAGCTTAAAACAACAGA tagTGGGGATCCGTATCGTCTGTATAACCTGGATGTTTTCCAGTATGAACTGTATAACCCGATGGCCCTGTATGGATCAGTCCCAGTGATGTTATCTCACAACGCTCGGCGTACTATGGGCATCTTCTGGCTCAACGCTGCAGAAACCTGGGTGGATATAAGTTCAAACACAGCAGGAAAG ACGGTGTTTGGAAAAATGCTGGATTATGTCCAGGGCTCCAGCGAGACGCCACAGACGGATGTTCGTTGGATCTCAGAAAGTGGAATCATAGATGTCTTCCTCATGCTGGGACCGACTCCCAGAGACGTCTTCTCTCAGTACGCCTCTCTAACAG GCACTCAGGCCTTCCCCCCTTTGGCCTCACTGGGATACCACCAGTGCCGCTGGAACTACAACGACCAGGAAGACGTGCGCTCAGTGGACGCCGGCTTCGACGAGCACGACATCCCCTACGACTTCATTTGGCTCGATATTGAGCACACAGACGGGAAGCGCTACTTCACCTGGGATCCTCACAAGTTTGCATCACCAAAGGAGATGCTGCAGGGTCTCCAGGACAAGAAACGCAAG ATGGTTGCGATCGTCGACCCTCACATCAAAGTGGACACAAACTACAAGATCCACAACGAGATCCGCTCTCGGGGTTTCTATGTGAAGAATAAAGATGGCGGAGACTACGAAGGCTGGTGCTGGCCTG GGAGTGCAGGTTATCCAGACTTCACCCGTCCTGACATGAGGGCCTGGTGGGCCAGCCAGTTTGCGTACGATCAGTATGAG GGCACCATGGAGAACTTGTATACATGGAACGACATGAATGAGCCGTCCGTGTTCAACGGGCCGGAGGTCACCATGCACAAAGACGCGATGCACGAGTCCTGGGAGCACCGCGACGTGCACAACTTATACGGCCTTTATGTG CACAGGGCCACAGCAGAGGGTCTGATTGAGAGGTCTGGGGGAGTCGAGAGACCTTTTGTCCTCACCAGAGCTTTCTTTGCTGGTTCCCAGCGCTACG GTGCTGTGTGGACCGGAGACAACGCTGCAGAGTGGGACCATCTGAAGATCTCTATCCCCATGTGTCTGAGTCTGGGCCTGGTGGGAATCTCCTTCTGTGGTG CTGATGTCGGCGGGTTCTTTAAGTCGCCAAGCACCGAGCTGCTGGTGCGCTGGTACCAGACGGGGGCGTACCAGCCCTTCTTCCGGGCCCACGCCCACCTGGACACGCCGCGCCGCGAGCCCTGGCTGTTTGGTCCAGAAAACACGGCTCTGATCCGCGAAGTCATTCGCCAGCGCTACACGTTCTTGCCTTACTGGTACCAGCTGTTCTACCTCGCATATCAAACTGGAGAACCCGTCATGAG GCCACTTTGGGTGGAGTATCCCCAGGATCCTGCTACTTTTGCTCTGGATGATGAGTTTTTGCTCG GCCGAGACCTGTTGGTGCATCCTGTAACTGAAGAGGGAGCCAGAGGCGTCACCGCTTACCTGCCGGGGAAACACGAG GTCTGGTTTGACATCCACACCTTCCAGAAGCACAACGGCGGCCAAAACCTTTACATTCCTGTCACCATGAGCTCC ATCCCGGTGTTCCAGCGCGGCGGCTCCATAATTCCCAGGAAGCTCCGAGTCCGCAGGTCCTCCACCTGCATGGAGCACGACCCGTACACTTTGTATGTGGCTCTTGATAATCGG AGAACGGCAGAAGGAGAGCTGTACATCGATGACGGACACACCTTTAACTATGAGAAGAAAGAGTTGATGCACAGGAAGTTTTCCTTCGCCAACGGCGTCCTCTCCTCTGT TGACCTTGAACCAAACGCCCAGTTTACAACCAAGTCTTGGGTGGAACGCATCATCATACTGGGAGCCAGTAAACCCAGCATGGTTACTCTTAAAACTGCTG ATGGTGAGAACCAGCTGGAGTTTGATTTCGACGCCTCCATGTCTGTGTTAACGATCCGCAAGCCCGGCATGAACGCGGGGGCAGATTGGACCGTGACCCTGCAGTGA